One genomic segment of Rivularia sp. PCC 7116 includes these proteins:
- a CDS encoding DUF928 domain-containing protein: MTSYTLKFLNFSLSILILTYTLPGFTQSKFPSKDNSLSDEIVFQDSLEPPGEPEPKDTKGSGSRDPKKCSMQEQGIKPLMPPERNYGLTLQKLPSIFVRLPKTKAKRVMLSIQDTAGKYYQRAFLPITEHGIVSFNLPEDKPSLTIGKNYKWSLVIVCGDTVQPDDPTFMGWVQRVEKTSQIDKELIGKSAVEKAKWYGKKGYWYDMLREIQRAKKTQPDDLKLSADLQESWQ; encoded by the coding sequence ATGACCAGTTATACGCTCAAATTCCTTAACTTTAGTTTATCAATATTGATCCTGACTTATACTTTACCTGGCTTTACTCAATCAAAATTCCCAAGTAAAGATAACTCTTTGTCAGATGAAATAGTTTTCCAGGATTCATTAGAACCACCGGGTGAACCGGAACCAAAAGACACTAAAGGTTCTGGTTCTCGCGACCCAAAGAAATGTTCTATGCAAGAACAGGGTATCAAACCTTTAATGCCACCAGAACGTAACTATGGGTTAACTTTACAAAAGCTTCCTTCAATATTCGTTCGTTTACCGAAGACTAAAGCTAAACGGGTAATGTTGAGTATTCAAGATACAGCAGGTAAATATTATCAAAGAGCTTTTTTACCAATTACAGAACATGGTATCGTCAGCTTTAATTTACCAGAAGATAAGCCATCTTTGACCATCGGTAAAAATTATAAATGGTCTTTGGTTATTGTATGTGGAGATACTGTACAACCAGATGACCCTACTTTCATGGGTTGGGTGCAGCGAGTTGAAAAAACATCTCAGATAGATAAGGAATTAATTGGTAAATCTGCTGTCGAAAAAGCCAAGTGGTACGGAAAAAAAGGATATTGGTACGACATGCTTAGAGAAATTCAACGAGCAAAAAAAACCCAACCGGACGACCTTAAGTTAAGTGCTGATTTACAAGAAAGTTGGCAGTAG